In one Siniperca chuatsi isolate FFG_IHB_CAS linkage group LG14, ASM2008510v1, whole genome shotgun sequence genomic region, the following are encoded:
- the nhp2 gene encoding H/ACA ribonucleoprotein complex subunit 2-like protein yields the protein MTKTKKEKVSADGEEAAAAAAAGNEKSYQELIANVNPIAQPLASKKLSKKLYKCVKKAAKVKNIRRGVKEVQKFINKGEKGIVVLAGDTLPIDVYCHLPVMCEDRDLPYAYIPSKMDLGSSAGSKRPTCVILIKPHQEYQDAYDECVEEVSGLPKPL from the exons ATGAcgaagacgaagaaggagaaggTTTCCGCGGACGGAGAGGaggccgccgccgccgccgccgccgggAACGAGAAGTCTTACCAGGAGCTGATCGCCAACGTGAACCCGATCGCTCAGCCGCTGGCCTCCAAAAAGCTCAGCAAGAAGCTCTACAAATGCGTCAAAAAGG CTGCCAAAGTGAAGAACATCCGGCGAGGAGTGAAAGAAGTCCAGAAGTTCATCAACAAAGGGGAGAAGGG GATCGTCGTGTTGGCCGGCGACACGCTGCCCATCGACGTCTACTGTCACCTGCCGGTCATGTGCGAGGACAGAGACCTGCCGTACGCCTACATCCCGTCCAAGATG GATCTGGGTTCGTCCGCGGGCTCCAAGAGGCCGACCTGCGTGATCCTGATCAAACCTCACCAGGAGTACCAGGACGCCTACGACGAGTGTGTGGAGGAGGTGTCCGGCCTGCCCAAACCGCTCTGA
- the LOC122888642 gene encoding uncharacterized protein LOC122888642 isoform X1, whose product MPIVLLLALLTVSERVSSRVVGQTGQSVTLPCKYDISKHGAMFVCWGRGEIPLSGCRNLLVSTDGHRVKEETRASSRYQLLGRLDAGDVSLTILNLTETDAGRYGCRVEVPGWFNDDKHVFDVSIERAPQTNTSTTTNTATPAAQTTAGDTAGTTQHRHVVDDGGAGRTLAVGPSVWFDPDSRSDVFLNLFLQHDIMLLTQLHSKQLSFPRPAGQMTSTETQLTSSFNGVEAEETRSMTLVLVCVLFGLVALVTAGGVVIIARRWRRLKIPQQQVSSSVRFGPTSSTLQLHSRGSAVENIYQIDGGGDGGEYEYCP is encoded by the exons ATGCCGATCGTTCTGCTGCTCGCTCTCCTCACAG TCAGTGAACGTGTCAGCAGCAGAGTCGTTGGTCAAACAGGTCAGAGCGTCACTCTGCCCTGTAAATATGACATCAGCAAACACGGAGCGATGTTCGTCTGTTGGGGTCGAGGAGAAATTCCACTGTCAGGCTGCAGGAACCTGCTCGTCTCCACCGACGGACATCGAGTGAAAGAAGAAACCAGAGCTTCCAGCAGGTATCAGCTACTGGGACGACTGGATGCAGGTGATGTTTCTCTGACGATACTGAACCTCACAGAGACAGACGCTGGACGGTACGGGTGCAGGGTGGAGGTACCCGGGTGGTTCAATGATGACAAACATGTCTTCGATGTGTCCATTGAGAGAG CTCCACAGACgaacacatcaacaacaacaaacacagcgACGCCTGCAGCGCAGACAACAGCCGGTGACACAGCAGGTACAACTCAGCACCGTCACGTAGTGGACGACGGAGGAGCAGGTAGAACTCTCGCTGTCGGTCCAAGTGTTTGGTTTGATCCCGACTCCAGATCAGATGTGTTTCTAAACCTTTTCCTTCAGCATGACATCATGCTGCTGACACAGCTGCACTCAAAACAGCTTTCGTTTCCTCGTCCTGCAGGTCAGATGACCTCCACAGAGACTCAGCTGACTTCCTCCTTCAACGGCGTCGAGGCCGAG GAGACCAGAAGTATGACTTTGGTTCTGGTGTGTGTTCTGTTCGGGTTGGTGGCTTTGGTCACAGCCGGCGGAGTCGTCATTATCG cGAGAAGATGGAGGCGACTCAAaat CCCTCAGCAGCAGGTCAGCAGTTCGGTCCGGTTCGGTCCGACTTCGTCCACTCTGCAGCTCCATAGTCGAGGTTCAGCGGTGGAAAACATCTACCAGATAGACGGAGGCGGCGATGGAGGCGAGTACGAGTACTGCCCCTGA
- the LOC122888642 gene encoding T-cell immunoglobulin and mucin domain-containing protein 4-like isoform X6, with translation MPIVLLLALLTVSERVSSRVVGQTGQSVTLPCKYDISKHGAMFVCWGRGEIPLSGCRNLLVSTDGHRVKEETRASSRYQLLGRLDAGDVSLTILNLTETDAGRYGCRVEVPGWFNDDKHVFDVSIERAPQTNTSTTTNTATPAAQTTAGDTAGQMTSTETQLTSSFNGVEAEETRSMTLVLVCVLFGLVALVTAGGVVIIARRWRRLKIPQQQVSSSVRFGPTSSTLQLHSRGSAVENIYQIDGGGDGGEYEYCP, from the exons ATGCCGATCGTTCTGCTGCTCGCTCTCCTCACAG TCAGTGAACGTGTCAGCAGCAGAGTCGTTGGTCAAACAGGTCAGAGCGTCACTCTGCCCTGTAAATATGACATCAGCAAACACGGAGCGATGTTCGTCTGTTGGGGTCGAGGAGAAATTCCACTGTCAGGCTGCAGGAACCTGCTCGTCTCCACCGACGGACATCGAGTGAAAGAAGAAACCAGAGCTTCCAGCAGGTATCAGCTACTGGGACGACTGGATGCAGGTGATGTTTCTCTGACGATACTGAACCTCACAGAGACAGACGCTGGACGGTACGGGTGCAGGGTGGAGGTACCCGGGTGGTTCAATGATGACAAACATGTCTTCGATGTGTCCATTGAGAGAG CTCCACAGACgaacacatcaacaacaacaaacacagcgACGCCTGCAGCGCAGACAACAGCCGGTGACACAGCAG GTCAGATGACCTCCACAGAGACTCAGCTGACTTCCTCCTTCAACGGCGTCGAGGCCGAG GAGACCAGAAGTATGACTTTGGTTCTGGTGTGTGTTCTGTTCGGGTTGGTGGCTTTGGTCACAGCCGGCGGAGTCGTCATTATCG cGAGAAGATGGAGGCGACTCAAaat CCCTCAGCAGCAGGTCAGCAGTTCGGTCCGGTTCGGTCCGACTTCGTCCACTCTGCAGCTCCATAGTCGAGGTTCAGCGGTGGAAAACATCTACCAGATAGACGGAGGCGGCGATGGAGGCGAGTACGAGTACTGCCCCTGA
- the LOC122888642 gene encoding hepatitis A virus cellular receptor 1 homolog isoform X4: MPIVLLLALLTVSERVSSRVVGQTGQSVTLPCKYDISKHGAMFVCWGRGEIPLSGCRNLLVSTDGHRVKEETRASSRYQLLGRLDAGDVSLTILNLTETDAGRYGCRVEVPGWFNDDKHVFDVSIERAPQTNTSTTTNTATPAAQTTAGDTAGTTQHRHVVDDGGAGQMTSTETQLTSSFNGVEAEETRSMTLVLVCVLFGLVALVTAGGVVIIARRWRRLKIPQQQVSSSVRFGPTSSTLQLHSRGSAVENIYQIDGGGDGGEYEYCP, encoded by the exons ATGCCGATCGTTCTGCTGCTCGCTCTCCTCACAG TCAGTGAACGTGTCAGCAGCAGAGTCGTTGGTCAAACAGGTCAGAGCGTCACTCTGCCCTGTAAATATGACATCAGCAAACACGGAGCGATGTTCGTCTGTTGGGGTCGAGGAGAAATTCCACTGTCAGGCTGCAGGAACCTGCTCGTCTCCACCGACGGACATCGAGTGAAAGAAGAAACCAGAGCTTCCAGCAGGTATCAGCTACTGGGACGACTGGATGCAGGTGATGTTTCTCTGACGATACTGAACCTCACAGAGACAGACGCTGGACGGTACGGGTGCAGGGTGGAGGTACCCGGGTGGTTCAATGATGACAAACATGTCTTCGATGTGTCCATTGAGAGAG CTCCACAGACgaacacatcaacaacaacaaacacagcgACGCCTGCAGCGCAGACAACAGCCGGTGACACAGCAGGTACAACTCAGCACCGTCACGTAGTGGACGACGGAGGAGCAG GTCAGATGACCTCCACAGAGACTCAGCTGACTTCCTCCTTCAACGGCGTCGAGGCCGAG GAGACCAGAAGTATGACTTTGGTTCTGGTGTGTGTTCTGTTCGGGTTGGTGGCTTTGGTCACAGCCGGCGGAGTCGTCATTATCG cGAGAAGATGGAGGCGACTCAAaat CCCTCAGCAGCAGGTCAGCAGTTCGGTCCGGTTCGGTCCGACTTCGTCCACTCTGCAGCTCCATAGTCGAGGTTCAGCGGTGGAAAACATCTACCAGATAGACGGAGGCGGCGATGGAGGCGAGTACGAGTACTGCCCCTGA
- the LOC122888642 gene encoding T-cell immunoglobulin and mucin domain-containing protein 4-like isoform X5 — protein sequence MPIVLLLALLTVSERVSSRVVGQTGQSVTLPCKYDISKHGAMFVCWGRGEIPLSGCRNLLVSTDGHRVKEETRASSRYQLLGRLDAGDVSLTILNLTETDAGRYGCRVEVPGWFNDDKHVFDVSIERAPQTNTSTTTNTATPAAQTTAGDTAGQMTSTETQLTSSFNGVEAEQETRSMTLVLVCVLFGLVALVTAGGVVIIARRWRRLKIPQQQVSSSVRFGPTSSTLQLHSRGSAVENIYQIDGGGDGGEYEYCP from the exons ATGCCGATCGTTCTGCTGCTCGCTCTCCTCACAG TCAGTGAACGTGTCAGCAGCAGAGTCGTTGGTCAAACAGGTCAGAGCGTCACTCTGCCCTGTAAATATGACATCAGCAAACACGGAGCGATGTTCGTCTGTTGGGGTCGAGGAGAAATTCCACTGTCAGGCTGCAGGAACCTGCTCGTCTCCACCGACGGACATCGAGTGAAAGAAGAAACCAGAGCTTCCAGCAGGTATCAGCTACTGGGACGACTGGATGCAGGTGATGTTTCTCTGACGATACTGAACCTCACAGAGACAGACGCTGGACGGTACGGGTGCAGGGTGGAGGTACCCGGGTGGTTCAATGATGACAAACATGTCTTCGATGTGTCCATTGAGAGAG CTCCACAGACgaacacatcaacaacaacaaacacagcgACGCCTGCAGCGCAGACAACAGCCGGTGACACAGCAG GTCAGATGACCTCCACAGAGACTCAGCTGACTTCCTCCTTCAACGGCGTCGAGGCCGAG CAGGAGACCAGAAGTATGACTTTGGTTCTGGTGTGTGTTCTGTTCGGGTTGGTGGCTTTGGTCACAGCCGGCGGAGTCGTCATTATCG cGAGAAGATGGAGGCGACTCAAaat CCCTCAGCAGCAGGTCAGCAGTTCGGTCCGGTTCGGTCCGACTTCGTCCACTCTGCAGCTCCATAGTCGAGGTTCAGCGGTGGAAAACATCTACCAGATAGACGGAGGCGGCGATGGAGGCGAGTACGAGTACTGCCCCTGA
- the LOC122888642 gene encoding uncharacterized protein LOC122888642 isoform X2 — MFVCWGRGEIPLSGCRNLLVSTDGHRVKEETRASSRYQLLGRLDAGDVSLTILNLTETDAGRYGCRVEVPGWFNDDKHVFDVSIERAPQTNTSTTTNTATPAAQTTAGDTAGTTQHRHVVDDGGAGRTLAVGPSVWFDPDSRSDVFLNLFLQHDIMLLTQLHSKQLSFPRPAGQMTSTETQLTSSFNGVEAEETRSMTLVLVCVLFGLVALVTAGGVVIIARRWRRLKIPQQQVSSSVRFGPTSSTLQLHSRGSAVENIYQIDGGGDGGEYEYCP, encoded by the exons ATGTTCGTCTGTTGGGGTCGAGGAGAAATTCCACTGTCAGGCTGCAGGAACCTGCTCGTCTCCACCGACGGACATCGAGTGAAAGAAGAAACCAGAGCTTCCAGCAGGTATCAGCTACTGGGACGACTGGATGCAGGTGATGTTTCTCTGACGATACTGAACCTCACAGAGACAGACGCTGGACGGTACGGGTGCAGGGTGGAGGTACCCGGGTGGTTCAATGATGACAAACATGTCTTCGATGTGTCCATTGAGAGAG CTCCACAGACgaacacatcaacaacaacaaacacagcgACGCCTGCAGCGCAGACAACAGCCGGTGACACAGCAGGTACAACTCAGCACCGTCACGTAGTGGACGACGGAGGAGCAGGTAGAACTCTCGCTGTCGGTCCAAGTGTTTGGTTTGATCCCGACTCCAGATCAGATGTGTTTCTAAACCTTTTCCTTCAGCATGACATCATGCTGCTGACACAGCTGCACTCAAAACAGCTTTCGTTTCCTCGTCCTGCAGGTCAGATGACCTCCACAGAGACTCAGCTGACTTCCTCCTTCAACGGCGTCGAGGCCGAG GAGACCAGAAGTATGACTTTGGTTCTGGTGTGTGTTCTGTTCGGGTTGGTGGCTTTGGTCACAGCCGGCGGAGTCGTCATTATCG cGAGAAGATGGAGGCGACTCAAaat CCCTCAGCAGCAGGTCAGCAGTTCGGTCCGGTTCGGTCCGACTTCGTCCACTCTGCAGCTCCATAGTCGAGGTTCAGCGGTGGAAAACATCTACCAGATAGACGGAGGCGGCGATGGAGGCGAGTACGAGTACTGCCCCTGA
- the LOC122888642 gene encoding hepatitis A virus cellular receptor 1 homolog isoform X3: protein MPIVLLLALLTVSERVSSRVVGQTGQSVTLPCKYDISKHGAMFVCWGRGEIPLSGCRNLLVSTDGHRVKEETRASSRYQLLGRLDAGDVSLTILNLTETDAGRYGCRVEVPGWFNDDKHVFDVSIERAPQTNTSTTTNTATPAAQTTAGDTAGTTQHRHVVDDGGAGQMTSTETQLTSSFNGVEAEQETRSMTLVLVCVLFGLVALVTAGGVVIIARRWRRLKIPQQQVSSSVRFGPTSSTLQLHSRGSAVENIYQIDGGGDGGEYEYCP from the exons ATGCCGATCGTTCTGCTGCTCGCTCTCCTCACAG TCAGTGAACGTGTCAGCAGCAGAGTCGTTGGTCAAACAGGTCAGAGCGTCACTCTGCCCTGTAAATATGACATCAGCAAACACGGAGCGATGTTCGTCTGTTGGGGTCGAGGAGAAATTCCACTGTCAGGCTGCAGGAACCTGCTCGTCTCCACCGACGGACATCGAGTGAAAGAAGAAACCAGAGCTTCCAGCAGGTATCAGCTACTGGGACGACTGGATGCAGGTGATGTTTCTCTGACGATACTGAACCTCACAGAGACAGACGCTGGACGGTACGGGTGCAGGGTGGAGGTACCCGGGTGGTTCAATGATGACAAACATGTCTTCGATGTGTCCATTGAGAGAG CTCCACAGACgaacacatcaacaacaacaaacacagcgACGCCTGCAGCGCAGACAACAGCCGGTGACACAGCAGGTACAACTCAGCACCGTCACGTAGTGGACGACGGAGGAGCAG GTCAGATGACCTCCACAGAGACTCAGCTGACTTCCTCCTTCAACGGCGTCGAGGCCGAG CAGGAGACCAGAAGTATGACTTTGGTTCTGGTGTGTGTTCTGTTCGGGTTGGTGGCTTTGGTCACAGCCGGCGGAGTCGTCATTATCG cGAGAAGATGGAGGCGACTCAAaat CCCTCAGCAGCAGGTCAGCAGTTCGGTCCGGTTCGGTCCGACTTCGTCCACTCTGCAGCTCCATAGTCGAGGTTCAGCGGTGGAAAACATCTACCAGATAGACGGAGGCGGCGATGGAGGCGAGTACGAGTACTGCCCCTGA